In Zonotrichia albicollis isolate bZonAlb1 chromosome 3, bZonAlb1.hap1, whole genome shotgun sequence, a single window of DNA contains:
- the CALM2 gene encoding calmodulin-2: MADQLTEEQIAEFKEAFSLFDKDGDGTITTKELGTVMRSLGQNPTEAELQDMINEVDADGNGTIDFPEFLTMMARKMKDTDSEEEIREAFRVFDKDGNGYISAAELRHVMTNLGEKLTDEEVDEMIREADIDGDGQVNYEEFVQMMTAK; this comes from the exons ATG GCTGATCAACTGACAGAAGAGCAGATTGCAG AATTCAAAGAAGCTTTTTCACTATTTGACAAGGATGGTGATGGTACTATAACTACAAAGGAGTTGGGGACAGTGATGAGATCACTTGGTCAAAACCCCACAGAAGCAGAGCTACAGGATATGATCAATGAAGTAGATGCTGATG GCAATGGCACAATTGACTTTCCAGAGTTTCTGACAATGATggcaagaaaaatgaaagataCAGATAGTGAAGAAGAAATTAGAGAAGCGTTCCGTGTCTTTGACAAG gatGGTAACGGTTACATTAGTGCTGCAGAACTCCGCCATGTGATGACAAATCTGGGGGAGAAGCTAACAGATGAAGAAGTTGATGAAATGATTAGGGAAGCAGACATTGATGGTGATGGTCAAGTAAACTATGAAG AGTTTGTACAAATGATGACAGCGAAGTGA